A region of bacterium DNA encodes the following proteins:
- a CDS encoding proton-conducting transporter membrane subunit: MPFADLNMLWMPILVPMVAGILALAVSRLRNEFSLIGTVATLYYAIRIFLASRHGTPACELISLGPATLGLRADGLSAFVLLVAVAIAALVVLYSFRYMRGKPAAGLYYFLLLFTVGCAAGVFLASNLIVLLVFWGLLAALLYGMLFIGPRDSSPVAMKGLIIAGSADLVMMTGIGLLLFGVGSSEMVPAGPIPLQSAVSIAAFAMISTGALAKAGSMPFHSWIPDAASTAPVPFLSFVPGAVDKLLGVYLLTRVSVNIFDISSNDVVRNVLMTVGAVTILAAVMMALVQKRVMKLLAFHAVSQVGYMVLGIGTGLPIGIAGGLFHMLNNSIYKAGLFLSAGSVELSCRTDNIDELGGLAKQMPLTFVAFLVLSLAIAGVPPLNGFTSKWMVYQGLVELAKDGNRMYPFFLVASMMGSVLTLASFLKLLHSLFLGQRPSTLSRNREVGFAMWLPPIILASVCVLFGVFAYPIPLRGLIYPSLPFVVEPNGIWQPEWATLLVLVSLGLGVLAYLLGAGRNTVTARTFVGGENTANEEEGRVTGSGFYGPVKTIPLLRRMYEVAESGATDFYNLGLKGTEAMSGFILTYVDRTVDSFYTVVSGFVLALGRGLRAAGPWFFGLLAVPLLVYVGTGQLLALRYFAVALMVGGAFLALAEVSFARFMLLISLTQVGFVVLALSRGDTIGFLSATFQFYNSLLAYAAVYLSYRLVTAAGRQSPVAITDFRGVSRGMPVATLGFIVGGLSLAGMPPSGNFFSKYLLSSIYPENTVYTVIIIFVALLMLGAMLRVINQVFFGPARIDYREPRGGLYYASLAVSVLVILNGLMSKPLINLLSLLFGVSVQ, translated from the coding sequence ATGCCATTCGCTGACCTGAACATGCTTTGGATGCCGATTCTGGTGCCGATGGTCGCGGGAATCCTGGCACTGGCCGTGTCACGACTGCGAAACGAATTCAGTCTCATTGGCACCGTAGCAACTCTGTACTACGCGATACGCATCTTCCTGGCCAGCCGCCACGGAACACCGGCTTGCGAACTCATCAGCTTGGGCCCGGCGACCCTCGGCCTGCGGGCAGACGGGCTGTCGGCATTTGTTCTGCTGGTCGCCGTTGCGATAGCCGCGCTCGTCGTTCTCTACTCCTTCCGGTACATGCGAGGCAAACCGGCAGCCGGACTCTACTACTTCCTGCTGCTATTCACGGTTGGCTGCGCCGCCGGCGTGTTCCTGGCGAGCAACCTGATCGTCCTGCTGGTCTTCTGGGGACTCCTGGCAGCTCTGCTCTACGGCATGCTGTTCATCGGACCCCGCGATTCATCGCCGGTGGCCATGAAAGGGCTGATCATTGCCGGGAGTGCGGACTTGGTGATGATGACCGGAATCGGGTTGCTTCTGTTTGGCGTGGGTAGCTCCGAGATGGTGCCGGCCGGGCCGATTCCTCTGCAGTCGGCAGTGTCGATCGCCGCCTTCGCGATGATCAGCACCGGCGCGCTGGCCAAGGCCGGCTCGATGCCGTTCCATAGCTGGATTCCGGATGCCGCGTCGACCGCGCCGGTGCCCTTCCTGAGTTTCGTGCCCGGAGCCGTAGACAAGTTGCTCGGCGTCTACCTCTTGACCCGCGTCTCTGTGAACATCTTCGACATCAGCTCGAATGACGTCGTACGCAACGTGCTCATGACGGTCGGCGCAGTCACAATCCTGGCTGCGGTGATGATGGCCCTCGTGCAGAAGCGAGTGATGAAGCTGCTGGCGTTCCATGCCGTATCGCAGGTCGGATACATGGTTCTAGGAATCGGGACCGGACTGCCGATAGGAATTGCCGGCGGGCTGTTTCACATGCTCAACAACTCGATATACAAGGCCGGGCTGTTTCTCTCCGCCGGCTCGGTGGAGCTGTCATGCCGAACCGACAACATTGACGAACTGGGTGGGCTTGCCAAGCAAATGCCGCTGACCTTCGTCGCCTTCCTCGTACTGTCGCTGGCGATCGCGGGAGTTCCACCGCTTAATGGTTTCACCTCGAAATGGATGGTTTATCAGGGGCTCGTCGAGCTGGCCAAAGATGGCAACCGGATGTACCCCTTCTTTTTGGTCGCGTCGATGATGGGCAGCGTGCTGACGCTTGCCTCATTCCTTAAGCTGCTCCACTCGCTTTTCCTTGGTCAACGTCCGTCGACGTTGTCCAGGAATCGAGAGGTGGGATTCGCAATGTGGTTGCCACCGATTATCCTGGCGTCCGTCTGCGTTCTCTTCGGCGTCTTTGCCTACCCGATACCGCTGCGGGGGCTCATCTATCCCAGTCTTCCCTTCGTTGTCGAGCCGAACGGGATATGGCAGCCGGAGTGGGCGACCCTGCTGGTTCTCGTGTCCCTGGGCCTTGGGGTGCTCGCGTACCTGCTCGGCGCCGGGCGCAACACAGTTACGGCGCGGACATTCGTGGGCGGTGAGAACACTGCGAATGAAGAAGAGGGACGCGTGACCGGGAGTGGGTTCTACGGCCCGGTCAAGACCATTCCGCTACTGCGACGGATGTACGAAGTCGCCGAGTCAGGGGCAACCGACTTCTACAATCTCGGCTTGAAAGGCACCGAGGCGATGTCCGGATTCATCCTGACCTACGTCGACCGAACCGTGGACTCATTCTACACCGTCGTCAGTGGCTTCGTGCTTGCGCTGGGCAGGGGACTGCGCGCCGCCGGGCCCTGGTTTTTCGGGCTGTTGGCGGTGCCGCTGCTGGTCTACGTCGGTACGGGTCAATTGCTGGCGCTGAGGTATTTTGCCGTGGCTCTGATGGTCGGCGGCGCATTCCTGGCTCTGGCCGAGGTGAGTTTTGCGCGCTTCATGCTGCTCATCAGCTTGACCCAGGTCGGTTTCGTGGTCCTGGCCCTCAGTCGCGGCGACACAATAGGATTCCTTTCGGCGACGTTTCAGTTCTACAATTCGCTCCTGGCGTATGCGGCAGTCTACCTTTCGTACCGACTGGTCACGGCCGCCGGTCGGCAGTCGCCAGTCGCCATTACTGACTTTCGCGGAGTATCACGCGGCATGCCGGTGGCAACGCTGGGATTCATCGTCGGCGGCCTGTCCCTGGCGGGAATGCCTCCATCCGGGAATTTCTTCAGCAAGTACCTTCTCTCGTCAATCTACCCGGAGAACACCGTATATACTGTGATCATCATCTTCGTGGCTTTGCTGATGCTGGGGGCAATGCTCAGGGTGATAAACCAGGTCTTCTTCGGTCCGGCGCGGATCGACTATCGCGAGCCCCGGGGTGGGCTCTACTACGCATCGCTCGCGGTGTCGGTCTTGGTAATTCTCAACGGACTCATGTCCAAGCCACTGATTAATCTGCTCTCGCTACTCTTCGGAGTTTCGGTCCAGTGA
- a CDS encoding 4Fe-4S binding protein has product MRIPLPKVRELVEAFRAITRGPFTSKFPAQVDSVHPNFRGILKFREDKCICCGACTRVCPARAREIYVDRERGVMRNVHHAERCIYCGQCVLACTTRDAIYHSQEFDTARTERSSDWETSVEKELAYCEVCGEPFAAKAHLCWIAAKVGDLANSNPTLFLSLYEVLGTAEPRPRGDVQPYRSDTLRILCPECRRKTYLAEEWGY; this is encoded by the coding sequence GTGAGGATTCCACTTCCGAAGGTCCGCGAGCTGGTGGAGGCCTTCAGGGCGATCACCAGGGGACCGTTCACGTCGAAGTTCCCGGCCCAGGTGGACTCTGTCCACCCGAACTTCCGCGGCATCCTCAAGTTCCGCGAGGACAAGTGCATCTGTTGTGGCGCCTGCACCCGCGTCTGCCCGGCCCGGGCCCGCGAGATCTACGTCGACCGCGAGCGTGGGGTCATGCGCAACGTCCACCATGCCGAGCGCTGCATCTACTGCGGTCAATGTGTGCTCGCCTGTACAACGCGAGACGCCATATACCATTCTCAGGAGTTCGACACCGCTCGGACCGAACGGAGTTCTGACTGGGAGACATCGGTAGAGAAGGAGCTTGCCTATTGCGAAGTGTGCGGCGAACCCTTCGCCGCCAAGGCGCACCTCTGCTGGATTGCCGCCAAAGTGGGAGACCTGGCCAATTCCAACCCCACCTTGTTCCTGAGTCTTTATGAAGTGCTCGGCACCGCTGAGCCGCGGCCCCGCGGCGATGTTCAGCCCTATCGTTCCGACACACTGCGCATCCTCTGCCCCGAGTGCCGGCGCAAGACCTATCTGGCCGAAGAGTGGGGATACTGA
- a CDS encoding FAD/NAD(P)-binding protein → MNNPYQPTPATILSMTDETPNIRTFVLKPDDEISFRAGQFVELTVPGFGEAPFTPSSSHFERETLEMTVMKVGRTTDALFNLRPGGVLGVRGPFGKPYPLARFEGKDIYIVGGGVGLAPLRALFLALTHEMGKYKRVYLRYGARTPSDIVYKHLLPGWQKLPKVDVELSVDVSDEKWMKRVGVVTCLMDEIPCDERTSVAVVCGPPMMMKFVNRRLLEAGFQPENIYLSMETNMSCGVGHCRHCRLGPYLTCKDGPVMTWSQIKDIENPFV, encoded by the coding sequence ATGAACAACCCCTACCAGCCGACACCTGCGACAATTCTGAGCATGACGGATGAGACGCCCAACATCCGGACTTTCGTTCTGAAACCCGATGATGAAATCAGCTTCCGCGCTGGCCAGTTCGTGGAGTTGACCGTCCCAGGGTTCGGCGAGGCGCCGTTTACTCCGTCATCATCGCATTTCGAGAGAGAGACGCTCGAGATGACGGTGATGAAGGTCGGCAGGACGACCGACGCCCTGTTCAATTTGAGGCCGGGCGGCGTACTCGGCGTGAGGGGGCCATTCGGCAAACCGTACCCGCTGGCCAGGTTTGAGGGCAAGGATATCTACATTGTCGGCGGCGGGGTGGGCCTCGCGCCTTTGCGCGCGCTGTTTCTGGCCCTGACGCATGAGATGGGTAAGTACAAGCGCGTCTATCTCAGGTACGGCGCGCGCACGCCAAGTGATATTGTCTACAAACACCTGCTGCCGGGATGGCAGAAGCTACCGAAGGTGGACGTCGAGCTGTCGGTGGACGTGAGCGACGAGAAGTGGATGAAGAGAGTCGGCGTGGTCACCTGCCTGATGGATGAGATTCCCTGTGACGAGCGGACGAGCGTTGCGGTTGTCTGCGGTCCGCCGATGATGATGAAATTCGTGAACCGGCGTTTGCTCGAAGCCGGATTCCAGCCTGAGAACATCTACCTGTCCATGGAAACGAACATGTCGTGCGGCGTCGGTCACTGCCGGCACTGCCGCCTCGGCCCCTACCTGACCTGCAAGGACGGTCCCGTCATGACGTGGTCGCAGATCAAGGATATCGAGAACCCATTCGTGTAA
- a CDS encoding 4Fe-4S dicluster domain-containing protein, which translates to MKRIVLRPDYCIGCRSCEAACRSRFKTEARIRHGEVTTETLLPQGCRHCDEPLCAAACPFQVIVRDTETGIVRKSDFHCVGCRSCALACPFGVIPSNLVRHMAQKCSLCSDRPEGPRCVQTCPTGALQFGDDDRLAEKKTGVAFAVRSVHGRRV; encoded by the coding sequence ATGAAGCGCATTGTGCTGAGGCCCGACTACTGCATCGGCTGCCGTTCGTGTGAGGCAGCGTGCCGCAGCCGATTCAAGACGGAAGCACGGATTCGTCACGGTGAGGTCACGACGGAAACGCTGCTGCCGCAGGGCTGCAGACACTGCGATGAGCCACTGTGTGCCGCTGCCTGTCCATTTCAGGTCATTGTCAGGGATACCGAGACCGGGATAGTGCGGAAGTCTGATTTCCACTGTGTCGGATGCCGCTCCTGTGCACTGGCGTGCCCGTTCGGCGTAATTCCATCGAATCTGGTCAGGCACATGGCGCAGAAGTGCTCGCTCTGCAGTGACCGGCCCGAGGGCCCGCGCTGCGTCCAGACCTGTCCGACCGGCGCGCTGCAGTTCGGGGACGACGACAGGCTGGCAGAGAAGAAGACCGGCGTCGCGTTCGCGGTCCGGTCTGTGCACGGCAGGCGGGTGTAG
- a CDS encoding NADH-quinone oxidoreductase subunit L yields MIAAILVPIIGGLLVPLFPARLARARSIFAAVAGSLPVVFVATMMPGVLAQPTAISLWQLPMFRSINLVLLGDGLSVFVAFASALVGALVVIYSIDYVRDYPHQNEFFALVLVFQGSMMGLVFSGNLVVMYIFWELTAICSWRLIGFHRHEEIPVANASKALLVTVFGSACMLLGFKLIFHQFGTLDVLALRGQVLSAWPLSLVLLGMLAKSAQFPLQTWLPDAGVAPSPVTALLHAAALVKIGVYAFARIFLATFTMPRSSVDLIIVMAALSVFVAATSAVVENDIKRILAYSTISQIGYIALGLAIGTPLAVRGALFYILAHGLAKAGLFLGAGNVEHYAHEKDIRRLGGMGKVMPLTSFGFFVNALSVMGIPPFGGFFAKLFIILAAIQTGHYFVAGLIVFTAVLTLIYMLRLWTKVFNGPVTHPGNAETSKLMPAVVLAFAVLSLLSSLMLIGPFDFVGRAVAVTQWLKP; encoded by the coding sequence GTGATCGCCGCCATCCTCGTCCCCATCATCGGCGGACTGCTGGTACCGCTGTTCCCGGCGCGCCTGGCGCGGGCGCGCAGCATCTTCGCTGCGGTCGCTGGATCACTGCCGGTCGTGTTCGTCGCGACCATGATGCCCGGCGTGCTGGCCCAGCCGACTGCGATCAGTCTCTGGCAACTGCCGATGTTCAGGAGCATCAATCTGGTCCTGCTGGGTGACGGACTTTCGGTGTTCGTGGCTTTCGCCTCGGCGCTAGTCGGCGCCCTGGTCGTCATCTACTCGATTGACTACGTTCGCGACTACCCACACCAGAACGAATTCTTTGCCCTGGTGCTGGTCTTCCAGGGCTCGATGATGGGGCTTGTCTTTTCGGGCAATCTGGTGGTCATGTACATCTTCTGGGAGCTGACCGCGATCTGTTCATGGCGTCTCATCGGCTTTCATCGACACGAGGAGATACCGGTCGCGAATGCGAGCAAGGCGCTGTTGGTTACCGTCTTCGGTTCGGCCTGTATGCTGCTTGGGTTCAAGCTCATATTTCACCAATTCGGCACTCTGGATGTGCTTGCACTGCGCGGGCAGGTGCTTTCCGCCTGGCCGCTGTCCCTGGTGTTGTTGGGTATGCTCGCCAAGTCGGCCCAGTTTCCGTTGCAGACCTGGCTGCCCGATGCCGGTGTGGCGCCGTCGCCGGTCACGGCTCTGCTTCACGCTGCCGCCCTGGTCAAGATCGGCGTCTACGCGTTCGCCAGGATCTTCCTCGCCACGTTCACGATGCCTCGTTCATCGGTTGATCTGATTATCGTCATGGCCGCGCTGAGCGTGTTCGTGGCCGCCACCTCTGCCGTCGTCGAGAACGACATCAAACGTATACTGGCGTACTCGACCATCAGCCAGATTGGCTACATCGCACTCGGTCTGGCCATCGGCACGCCGCTCGCGGTGCGCGGTGCCCTGTTTTACATCCTGGCGCACGGTCTCGCCAAGGCCGGGTTGTTCCTGGGTGCCGGTAACGTGGAGCACTATGCTCACGAGAAGGACATACGGCGACTCGGAGGCATGGGGAAGGTGATGCCCCTGACCTCGTTCGGGTTCTTCGTGAACGCGCTGTCAGTCATGGGCATTCCCCCATTCGGCGGTTTCTTCGCCAAGCTCTTCATAATTCTGGCCGCGATTCAGACCGGCCACTACTTTGTGGCGGGCCTCATCGTCTTCACGGCCGTCCTTACGCTGATCTACATGCTGCGGCTCTGGACCAAGGTATTCAACGGTCCAGTCACCCACCCCGGCAACGCCGAGACCAGCAAACTCATGCCGGCCGTAGTCCTAGCGTTCGCGGTACTTTCGCTCCTCTCATCCCTGATGCTGATTGGTCCGTTCGACTTTGTGGGCCGGGCGGTTGCCGTGACCCAGTGGTTGAAACCGTAA
- a CDS encoding DUF1893 domain-containing protein gives MATGERTPTDPLVLLANDCLSLLVMHHGTELYRSYDDGVMPLLELVDWFPGGLQGATVADRVVGACAARIFDYLHVERVLGLTGSIPAERILHAAAIPFSFGTTVVEIRNRDDTGLCPFEQLSIEHPDPRELIPAIRAKLVEFRRH, from the coding sequence ATGGCTACCGGGGAAAGGACTCCGACCGACCCGCTCGTCCTCCTTGCGAACGACTGCCTGTCGCTGCTCGTCATGCACCATGGAACCGAGCTGTACCGTTCCTACGATGACGGGGTAATGCCGCTGCTCGAACTGGTCGACTGGTTCCCCGGCGGCCTGCAGGGCGCGACAGTCGCCGACCGGGTCGTGGGCGCCTGCGCTGCCCGCATCTTCGACTACCTCCACGTGGAACGAGTGCTCGGCCTCACCGGTTCGATCCCGGCAGAACGTATTCTTCACGCGGCGGCGATACCATTCTCCTTCGGCACAACCGTGGTGGAGATCCGCAACCGCGACGACACGGGCCTCTGCCCGTTCGAACAGCTCAGTATCGAACACCCTGACCCGCGCGAACTCATCCCGGCCATCCGCGCCAAACTCGTCGAGTTCCGCAGACACTGA
- a CDS encoding NADH-quinone oxidoreductase subunit C — protein MTDAEAGLRQLVPEAEVQERSPRRFYIRIPRERLTVAAQFLHRERGMRLATCTGIDTREGFEVLYHFCEDGTGTIYTLKVLASKDDPRIESQSPWSPAADWIEREMHELLGIDFPGHPNLTRLLTSDTDWDADMYPLRRDFVRSRGGEAKTRREAHEQ, from the coding sequence ATGACCGACGCTGAAGCCGGACTGAGGCAATTGGTGCCGGAGGCGGAGGTGCAGGAACGCAGTCCCAGACGTTTCTACATCCGGATACCGCGCGAGCGGCTTACCGTCGCTGCACAATTCCTGCATCGCGAGCGGGGTATGCGGCTTGCGACCTGCACCGGTATAGACACACGCGAAGGATTCGAGGTCCTCTATCATTTCTGCGAGGACGGGACCGGCACGATCTACACGTTGAAGGTGCTGGCATCGAAAGATGACCCGCGCATTGAGTCGCAGTCGCCATGGTCTCCGGCAGCCGACTGGATAGAACGGGAGATGCATGAACTCCTGGGCATAGATTTCCCGGGTCACCCCAATCTGACACGCCTTCTCACCTCCGACACTGACTGGGATGCGGACATGTATCCACTCCGCCGGGATTTCGTTCGTTCCCGCGGTGGCGAAGCCAAAACAAGACGCGAGGCGCATGAGCAGTAG
- a CDS encoding nickel-dependent hydrogenase large subunit produces the protein MSSRRVVPIGPYHPLQEEPEFFKLIVEGETVTDLEINLGYNHRGHEFISPELNYDQIPFLVERICGICSNSHPLAAVLAIEDLCGIKPPPRGAYIRTVTHELERIHSHLLWVGLAGHFIGYNTVWMWAWRYREHILEIVEMIAGNRNHYAANKPGGARRDIQPEQIPQILLALNVAEEKTRMLTKIVLDDPLIRARLERVGVLTHEQAVAYSVLGPTARASGVDIDVRRDDPHDAYTDVRWSIPVLTDGDVLAKTKVRLLEIIESIGIIRQCLGRMPEGPIEARIEDFPPGEGIGRAEAPRGEVFHYVRSDGTSRPLRHKIRAPSFMNIASNIVAVRGGSIADAALTLAAVDPCYCCTERMAAFEDGRLKYTGRDLLRLSWQKTERLRTGKQIVAGDVHRSSGQQNG, from the coding sequence ATGAGCAGTAGGCGCGTCGTTCCGATCGGCCCCTACCACCCGTTGCAGGAAGAACCGGAGTTCTTCAAGCTGATCGTTGAGGGTGAGACCGTGACTGACCTGGAGATCAACCTCGGCTACAACCATCGTGGGCACGAGTTCATATCACCCGAACTCAACTACGACCAGATTCCATTTCTGGTCGAGCGTATCTGCGGTATCTGCTCGAATTCGCACCCGCTGGCCGCGGTACTGGCAATCGAAGACCTCTGCGGGATCAAGCCGCCGCCCCGTGGCGCCTACATCCGTACGGTCACCCACGAACTCGAGCGCATTCACTCTCATTTGCTCTGGGTCGGACTTGCCGGGCACTTCATTGGATACAACACCGTATGGATGTGGGCCTGGCGGTATCGTGAGCACATCCTCGAGATTGTCGAGATGATTGCCGGCAATCGTAATCACTACGCCGCCAACAAGCCGGGCGGCGCTAGACGCGACATCCAGCCGGAACAGATTCCCCAGATATTGCTGGCGCTGAACGTCGCCGAGGAGAAGACGCGGATGCTGACCAAGATCGTGCTCGACGACCCGCTGATCCGCGCCAGGCTGGAGCGGGTTGGAGTACTGACACACGAGCAGGCAGTCGCCTATTCGGTGCTCGGGCCGACTGCGCGGGCATCGGGTGTCGACATCGACGTACGCCGTGACGACCCGCATGACGCCTATACCGACGTCAGGTGGAGCATCCCGGTCCTTACAGATGGTGACGTCTTGGCCAAGACCAAGGTCAGGCTGCTCGAGATCATCGAGTCAATAGGGATCATCCGGCAGTGTCTCGGTCGGATGCCAGAGGGACCAATTGAGGCGCGAATCGAAGATTTCCCGCCCGGTGAGGGGATCGGCCGGGCCGAGGCACCACGCGGTGAAGTGTTTCACTACGTCCGTTCCGACGGAACCAGCCGTCCACTTCGACACAAGATTCGGGCTCCGAGCTTCATGAACATCGCATCGAACATCGTCGCAGTCAGAGGCGGCTCCATCGCCGACGCTGCCCTGACCCTGGCTGCTGTGGACCCGTGCTACTGCTGCACTGAACGGATGGCGGCGTTTGAGGATGGAAGACTGAAGTACACGGGCAGAGACCTGCTCAGGCTTTCGTGGCAAAAGACCGAGCGACTCAGAACCGGGAAGCAAATCGTAGCGGGTGATGTGCACCGCTCATCAGGCCAGCAGAACGGCTGA
- a CDS encoding complex I subunit 1 family protein yields MHLNGWEVTLAIVFLPGVVLASASGLMLTWVDRFVAARVQWRKGPPAYQPFADILKLLLKQTTVPAGGSRVTFLAAPIIGFASMCVIAMLLFFANFFPHVSFVGDLLVLVYLFALVPLATIVGASASRNPLSAVGASREMTLYLGYELPFLLALAVPIVRTGGAIRLGDLVLAQRGTGPFLFSLSGAIAAVIVLICIHAKLGYVPFDQAEAEQEIMSGVLIEYSGAPLAMFRLTKAMMFFLMPCFLVTVFGGGLASFWAIPELLLAWVIIILVKNTNPRFRIDHALRFFWFILGPLGVVAVALALMKL; encoded by the coding sequence ATGCACCTGAACGGGTGGGAAGTGACTCTTGCCATCGTGTTCCTACCCGGGGTTGTCTTGGCGTCGGCTTCAGGCCTGATGTTAACGTGGGTGGACCGCTTCGTGGCCGCGCGGGTGCAGTGGCGTAAAGGGCCACCTGCGTACCAGCCGTTCGCCGACATACTGAAGCTGCTTCTCAAGCAGACGACGGTGCCTGCGGGCGGATCGAGAGTCACGTTCCTGGCAGCTCCGATCATCGGATTCGCGTCGATGTGTGTCATCGCCATGCTGCTCTTCTTCGCCAACTTCTTCCCGCACGTGTCCTTCGTCGGTGACCTGCTGGTGCTCGTCTATCTGTTCGCCCTGGTGCCGCTCGCGACCATCGTCGGCGCCTCGGCCTCGCGTAACCCGCTTTCCGCGGTCGGCGCCTCCCGCGAGATGACGTTGTACCTCGGATACGAACTGCCGTTCCTGCTTGCGCTGGCAGTCCCCATAGTGCGCACCGGGGGCGCCATCCGGCTTGGCGACCTGGTTCTGGCGCAGCGGGGCACCGGGCCGTTTCTGTTCTCGCTGTCCGGGGCCATCGCCGCAGTCATCGTGCTCATCTGCATCCATGCAAAGCTCGGGTATGTTCCATTCGACCAGGCAGAAGCCGAGCAGGAGATCATGTCCGGCGTGCTGATCGAGTATTCGGGTGCGCCTTTGGCCATGTTCCGACTCACCAAAGCGATGATGTTCTTCCTGATGCCGTGCTTCCTGGTGACGGTCTTCGGGGGCGGGCTTGCCAGCTTCTGGGCAATTCCCGAACTACTCCTGGCCTGGGTAATTATCATCCTGGTCAAGAACACCAATCCACGGTTCAGGATTGACCACGCACTGCGTTTCTTCTGGTTCATCCTCGGTCCGCTGGGAGTCGTGGCCGTGGCACTCGCGCTCATGAAGCTATGA
- the nuoB gene encoding NADH-quinone oxidoreductase subunit NuoB produces MKDPLVWGLKRSPWVYHVAAASCNNCDIEILELLTPRYDVERFGIVLVGSPRHADVLLVTGVLNRKSLPRVLEVYKQTPKPCFVIGIGTCACGKQLFRNSYNSVGPYDKYLPVHSYVPGCPPKPEAMMLGVIRALGKL; encoded by the coding sequence ATGAAGGACCCGCTCGTCTGGGGACTGAAGAGATCTCCGTGGGTGTACCACGTGGCCGCGGCTTCGTGCAACAACTGCGACATCGAGATACTCGAGCTCCTGACCCCGCGCTATGATGTGGAGCGCTTCGGAATCGTCTTGGTGGGTTCACCGCGGCACGCCGATGTTCTGCTGGTGACCGGAGTGCTCAACCGCAAGTCGCTGCCGCGTGTGCTGGAGGTGTACAAGCAGACCCCGAAACCCTGCTTTGTCATCGGCATCGGCACGTGCGCATGCGGCAAGCAGCTATTCCGCAATTCATACAACTCGGTCGGGCCCTACGACAAGTATTTGCCGGTGCACTCCTATGTTCCCGGCTGCCCTCCCAAGCCGGAAGCGATGATGCTCGGCGTGATCCGGGCGCTCGGCAAACTATGA
- a CDS encoding 4Fe-4S dicluster domain-containing protein, whose translation MGKYLLSQANVNQWLSMLLARYEVFVPVERESQVHWHRLASPDIEANTLSITPAQKRIRPSEPVKSFMFQPRQRVGGMPQPAEPGEPVPRVLLGIKNCDLVSLKVHDKVLTEGGFNDPFYAAQRKSTMLVVADCPSPEQSCFCNLLGLTPYAQEGADAVLSLVNGDWLFETERRGQELTGMAPGLFAGLAEYAMEITVRGEQRKAAAAALSVINPRPWNPDLPGAIGARLNDAAFWNRHADSCVECFGCLMGCPTCYCFLLYDQAKDGGLERTRVWDACYEAAYARVGGGANPRAEFVRRFANRFDCKWNQFKRDYGMYACSGCGRCFKACMGRIDIRKVLGEL comes from the coding sequence TTGGGCAAGTATCTGCTGTCACAGGCGAACGTTAACCAGTGGTTGTCGATGCTGCTGGCAAGGTACGAGGTGTTCGTACCGGTCGAACGCGAGAGTCAGGTCCATTGGCATCGGCTAGCGTCGCCGGACATCGAGGCTAATACCTTAAGCATTACACCGGCCCAGAAGCGGATCCGTCCCTCGGAGCCGGTGAAGTCTTTCATGTTCCAGCCGCGGCAGCGAGTCGGGGGCATGCCGCAACCAGCGGAACCGGGCGAACCGGTCCCGCGCGTGTTGCTTGGCATCAAGAACTGCGACCTCGTGTCGCTCAAGGTGCATGACAAGGTGCTGACCGAGGGCGGATTCAATGACCCGTTCTATGCGGCGCAACGGAAGAGCACGATGCTGGTTGTCGCGGACTGCCCGAGCCCTGAGCAGAGCTGTTTCTGCAACCTGCTCGGGTTGACGCCCTATGCACAGGAGGGCGCGGACGCCGTGCTGTCGCTTGTGAACGGAGACTGGCTGTTTGAGACCGAACGCCGGGGGCAGGAATTGACCGGCATGGCCCCGGGCCTGTTTGCCGGTCTGGCTGAGTACGCGATGGAAATTACCGTGCGGGGCGAGCAGCGAAAGGCCGCGGCGGCGGCGCTGAGTGTCATCAATCCGAGGCCGTGGAACCCGGACCTGCCCGGCGCGATAGGCGCGAGGCTGAACGACGCTGCGTTCTGGAACCGGCACGCCGATTCCTGCGTGGAGTGCTTTGGGTGCCTGATGGGTTGCCCGACCTGCTATTGCTTTCTTCTCTATGACCAGGCAAAGGACGGCGGGCTGGAGAGGACACGGGTCTGGGATGCCTGCTACGAGGCGGCGTACGCTCGAGTGGGCGGCGGCGCCAACCCCCGCGCTGAGTTCGTTAGACGGTTCGCGAACCGGTTCGACTGCAAGTGGAACCAGTTCAAGCGCGACTACGGGATGTACGCCTGTTCCGGTTGCGGCCGGTGCTTCAAGGCATGCATGGGCAGGATTGACATCAGGAAGGTGCTGGGAGAACTGTGA